In Chryseobacterium gleum, a single genomic region encodes these proteins:
- a CDS encoding AAA domain-containing protein: MQKSTIHKLKEQAIYIDDKNRTDEIDSYYFEGNKCVVVYKNSGKAYSYPQHRIKMLRSAIQSERAGNIFSYLKAIAESVGLKTEEGNNILANSYGSIRFIPETSILYNYLNGKEPGKNYHASPIEIFPFGFNLSQKTGVDHAFSNPLSVIEGPPGTGKTQTILNIIANAVMNNQSVAVVSSNNSATKNVFEKLESKGVSFIAALLGSSQNKKEFIDAQTEIPDLSGFRLEKEQEQSLIQSTPLLFAELAEKLELKNELALLTLEIDKIKTEHQHFTNDVTLATEIRFKKNVSSDQLLSLWVTLEDYEKTGKKFYWWRKLIFPFLYGVRDKIFYTLSYEEMIRIVQAKYYGVKISELDFRKQELQNTLQHFSFHDKMKEYTEGSMQLFKNKLYQKYKEEKRSEYTEWDLRFKSEEFIKDYPVIMSTTYSLRRSLAENVVYDYVIVDESSQVDLATGVLALSCAKQAVIVGDLKQLPNVVDSETAENTDQIFKNYDIPEPYRYSNHSLLSSITEVFPEVPKTLLKEHYRCHPKIIDFCNRKFYNDQLIILSEGQMEREPLLVYKTTEGNHARQRENQRQIDVIIEEIIPQQKLEGVNLGIVTPYRNQTLALQRTFHGTDIKADTVDKFQGRENDVIILSTVDNEISEFTDNPNRLNVAISRAKDQLILLVNGNENDNDTNISDLIRYIDYNNFSTIKSEVHSIFDYLYKGYEEKRRTLLLDQKKKSVFDSENLMYALIKEVLSDDQFSKYGVILHHPLRNLLLDFSKLNPEQERYTRHHATHLDFLIYNKLGKNPVLAIEVDGYEYHKQESRQAERDIMKNEILEKYRIPLVRFSTTGSGEREKLINVLKTLID; the protein is encoded by the coding sequence ATGCAAAAATCTACCATACATAAACTAAAAGAACAAGCGATATATATTGATGATAAGAACAGAACTGATGAGATAGATTCTTATTATTTTGAGGGCAATAAGTGTGTCGTGGTGTATAAGAACAGTGGGAAAGCCTATTCTTATCCCCAACATAGAATTAAGATGTTGAGATCTGCTATTCAGAGTGAGAGAGCAGGAAATATTTTTTCTTATCTAAAGGCGATTGCAGAAAGTGTTGGTTTGAAGACAGAGGAAGGCAATAACATTCTTGCCAATAGCTATGGGAGTATTCGTTTTATTCCTGAGACTTCAATTCTTTACAATTATCTTAATGGGAAAGAACCCGGTAAGAATTACCACGCCTCTCCTATTGAAATCTTTCCTTTTGGTTTTAATCTGAGTCAGAAAACGGGAGTTGACCATGCGTTTTCAAATCCGTTAAGTGTTATTGAAGGTCCTCCCGGAACAGGAAAGACACAGACTATTCTTAATATTATTGCCAATGCGGTAATGAATAATCAGAGTGTGGCTGTGGTTTCAAGCAATAATTCGGCAACAAAAAATGTTTTTGAGAAGCTGGAGAGTAAGGGAGTTTCTTTTATAGCGGCATTATTGGGAAGCAGTCAGAATAAAAAAGAATTTATCGATGCTCAGACTGAAATTCCGGATTTATCAGGTTTTAGATTAGAGAAAGAACAGGAACAATCTCTTATTCAATCTACTCCACTTCTTTTTGCTGAACTTGCTGAAAAATTGGAACTTAAGAATGAACTGGCTTTACTTACACTCGAAATAGATAAGATCAAAACAGAACATCAGCATTTTACAAATGATGTCACTTTGGCAACTGAAATCCGTTTTAAAAAGAATGTCAGTTCAGATCAGCTGCTTTCTTTATGGGTTACCTTGGAAGACTATGAGAAAACAGGCAAGAAATTTTACTGGTGGCGTAAACTGATATTTCCTTTTCTGTATGGGGTAAGAGATAAGATTTTTTATACCTTATCGTATGAAGAAATGATCAGAATTGTCCAGGCAAAATACTATGGAGTAAAAATTTCAGAGCTTGATTTCAGAAAGCAGGAACTGCAAAATACATTACAGCATTTTTCCTTCCATGATAAAATGAAAGAATATACAGAAGGATCGATGCAGCTGTTTAAAAACAAACTCTACCAAAAATATAAAGAAGAAAAACGTTCAGAATATACCGAATGGGATCTTCGTTTTAAATCAGAAGAATTTATTAAAGATTATCCTGTCATTATGAGTACCACCTACTCACTAAGAAGAAGCCTTGCTGAAAACGTAGTCTACGATTATGTGATCGTGGATGAATCTTCACAGGTTGATTTGGCTACAGGTGTACTCGCATTATCCTGCGCGAAGCAGGCCGTCATTGTAGGAGATTTAAAACAGCTTCCCAATGTCGTGGATTCTGAAACAGCAGAAAATACCGATCAGATCTTTAAGAACTATGATATCCCGGAACCTTATCGCTATTCCAATCATAGTTTGCTTTCTTCTATCACAGAAGTATTCCCGGAAGTACCTAAAACCCTGTTAAAAGAACATTATCGCTGCCATCCTAAAATCATCGATTTTTGTAACCGTAAGTTTTATAATGATCAGTTGATTATTCTTTCTGAAGGACAGATGGAAAGAGAACCTTTACTAGTCTATAAAACAACTGAAGGCAATCATGCGCGGCAAAGAGAGAATCAGCGACAGATTGATGTGATTATTGAGGAAATCATTCCACAGCAAAAGCTGGAGGGTGTGAATCTGGGAATTGTAACGCCATACCGTAATCAGACCTTAGCACTGCAAAGAACATTTCACGGAACAGATATCAAAGCCGATACGGTGGATAAATTTCAGGGAAGAGAAAATGATGTAATCATTCTCTCTACTGTAGATAATGAAATCTCAGAATTCACCGACAACCCGAATAGATTGAATGTAGCCATTTCCAGAGCCAAAGATCAGCTGATTCTATTGGTGAACGGAAATGAAAATGACAATGACACGAATATCTCCGATCTGATCCGCTATATAGATTATAATAATTTCAGCACGATCAAGAGTGAGGTACACTCTATTTTTGATTACCTGTACAAAGGGTATGAAGAAAAAAGAAGAACTCTTTTATTGGATCAAAAAAAGAAATCTGTTTTCGACAGTGAGAATCTAATGTATGCGTTAATTAAGGAAGTTTTGTCCGATGATCAATTTTCAAAGTATGGCGTTATTCTGCATCATCCATTGAGAAATCTTTTGTTAGATTTTTCAAAATTAAATCCTGAACAAGAGCGTTATACCAGACATCACGCCACCCATCTTGATTTCCTGATCTATAATAAGCTGGGGAAAAATCCTGTATTAGCGATTGAAGTGGATGGATATGAATATCATAAACAAGAAAGCCGACAAGCCGAAAGAGATATCATGAAAAATGAGATCCTGGAGAAGTATAGAATTCCGTTGGTAAGGTTTTCGACGACGGGAAGTGGAGAAAGAGAAAAGCTGATAAACGTACTAAAAACATTAATAGACTAA
- a CDS encoding type IA DNA topoisomerase: MKAIIAEKPSVAREIAQLLGAHEKKDGYLSGNGYCVTWALGHLISLGMPEDYGIRGFKKASLPIFPNPFILTPKKLKKAKGYEPDPSALKQLNTIQQVIKQCSSIIVATDAGREGELIFRYIYHYLQCNKPFERLWISSLTEKAIQDGFKNLQPGDAFDGLYQAAKARSEADWLVGINATQALTIGGNQDVYSLGRVQTPTLALICQRFLQHQNFTKQKYFQIQLSHRKEYTDFTSLSLLQWEEKKQAEQIQKIIEREGRAIVEDVSVKTVQEQSPLLFDLTELQKEANRKLGLSADEVLQTAQSLYEKQFITYPRTGSKYIPEDLWTDIPELVRILNQTEPFKAAITHLKFGNFNKRIVNDVKVTDHHGLLITTKTPSALSATEKAIYDMIAYRLLESLSHTCTKQVTQIQIKVHHYEFQIKGSKILNKGWRAIKGILSDNENSNNANEDLTELPEFKIGDELKISKTELLEKTTQPPKLYTEADLLSVMENAGRSIENKEDQKALSNIGIGTPATRASIIETLLSRNYIVRKSKTLHPTDKGLQVYNLVKDKKIANVQMTAEWEIALDKIEKGELNKTQFMNDIQAYTAEITSELLSLHIPQENIPQLKCPKCQQHNLIIKDKIVKCPDEQCNWILFRIICGVQLNIKDLTLLLTQNKTSLIKNMKSKNGKKFDAYLLLKDDFSTSFEFINKN; encoded by the coding sequence ATGAAAGCAATCATCGCAGAAAAACCGAGTGTCGCAAGAGAAATCGCACAATTATTAGGAGCCCATGAAAAGAAAGATGGTTATCTATCCGGTAACGGATACTGTGTCACTTGGGCATTGGGACATTTGATATCGTTAGGAATGCCAGAAGATTATGGTATAAGAGGCTTTAAGAAAGCCTCTTTGCCTATCTTTCCCAACCCTTTTATTCTAACTCCCAAAAAACTAAAGAAAGCAAAAGGCTATGAGCCTGATCCTTCCGCTTTAAAACAACTCAACACCATACAACAAGTCATCAAGCAATGCAGCAGTATTATTGTCGCCACAGATGCAGGAAGGGAAGGAGAGCTGATCTTCCGTTATATCTATCATTACCTACAATGCAACAAACCTTTTGAAAGACTCTGGATCAGTTCCCTGACAGAAAAAGCAATACAGGATGGTTTTAAAAACCTTCAGCCAGGCGATGCCTTTGACGGTTTGTATCAAGCAGCTAAAGCCAGAAGTGAAGCGGACTGGCTCGTAGGAATCAATGCAACCCAGGCATTAACCATCGGAGGAAACCAAGATGTTTATTCATTAGGCAGAGTGCAGACACCAACCCTTGCTTTAATCTGTCAACGGTTTCTTCAGCATCAAAACTTCACCAAGCAAAAATACTTTCAAATCCAGCTGAGCCACAGAAAAGAATATACAGACTTCACCAGTCTTTCACTATTACAATGGGAAGAAAAAAAGCAGGCAGAACAAATCCAAAAGATTATAGAGCGAGAGGGAAGAGCTATTGTAGAAGATGTATCTGTTAAAACAGTACAGGAGCAATCTCCCTTACTTTTCGACCTCACTGAATTACAGAAAGAAGCCAACAGAAAACTGGGGCTTTCTGCTGATGAGGTTTTACAAACAGCCCAAAGCCTCTATGAGAAACAGTTCATCACTTACCCCAGAACCGGCAGCAAATATATTCCTGAGGATCTATGGACTGATATTCCTGAACTTGTCAGAATACTGAATCAGACCGAACCCTTCAAAGCCGCCATAACCCATCTAAAATTCGGAAACTTCAACAAGCGGATTGTGAATGATGTAAAAGTTACCGACCATCACGGATTACTCATAACAACCAAAACACCTTCTGCACTTAGCGCTACGGAAAAAGCCATTTATGATATGATTGCTTACCGCTTGTTGGAATCACTATCCCACACCTGTACAAAGCAAGTCACCCAGATCCAGATAAAAGTCCATCATTACGAATTCCAGATCAAGGGCTCAAAAATACTCAACAAAGGCTGGCGAGCCATCAAAGGGATTCTTTCTGACAATGAAAATTCCAATAACGCTAACGAAGACCTTACAGAACTTCCGGAATTCAAAATCGGAGATGAGTTGAAGATTTCAAAAACCGAATTATTGGAAAAAACAACCCAGCCTCCCAAACTTTACACAGAGGCTGACCTCTTATCAGTGATGGAAAATGCAGGCAGATCTATTGAAAATAAAGAAGATCAGAAAGCACTCTCCAATATTGGCATCGGAACCCCTGCCACCAGGGCATCCATTATTGAAACCCTGCTCAGCAGAAACTATATCGTCAGAAAAAGCAAAACCCTGCATCCCACTGATAAAGGCTTACAGGTTTACAACCTTGTTAAAGACAAAAAAATAGCCAATGTCCAAATGACCGCAGAATGGGAAATAGCGCTGGATAAAATTGAAAAAGGTGAACTCAATAAAACCCAATTCATGAACGACATCCAAGCCTACACAGCAGAAATCACCAGCGAACTTTTATCACTCCATATTCCCCAAGAAAACATCCCACAACTCAAATGCCCCAAATGCCAACAACACAATCTTATTATCAAGGATAAAATTGTCAAATGTCCCGATGAGCAGTGCAACTGGATTCTCTTCAGAATTATTTGCGGAGTACAACTCAATATTAAAGATCTTACTTTACTATTAACTCAAAACAAAACATCATTAATCAAAAACATGAAAAGCAAAAACGGTAAAAAGTTTGATGCTTACCTATTACTGAAGGATGATTTCAGTACATCATTTGAATTTATAAACAAGAATTAA
- a CDS encoding SEC-C metal-binding domain-containing protein gives MAIEKSTGYTETERILAKLCDATFLKLWSYPNPYKEDTKELCDLMAVFDNKIFLFFDRESRKFDNLEGDIDVQWKRWHKNVIENQIRTAEGARRYVLENPDKIYLDSKKTTPFPILIPHENLTIYSIIIAHGAAEACLRHSPENINGSLAVTYSKREKLGLDIPFLVELDSNKPIHIFDTFNLEIILKELDTVYDFSEYLSEKEKALKHYESITYCGEEDLLANYFQNFDAVKQKHFVGVIDEKATSIMISEGGWNSFENSALYKSRKEANKTSEMWDNLLQYTTQNALDQTLKGNSNIFKGESAICEMAKEPRFFRRTLSDLMIRAIEGFPGDGTTLMRNLSIMPSFYKNTVYVFLQLHDPRNKDYDNEYRPKRQALLEIACGVTKNKFPKYEKIIGIAFDAPKFTQTNSEDFILLNAKDWSEDDILYYSDANKNINFLETKKMVRETLTVRDFPINNNLSRHKKIGRNDQCPCGSGKKYKKCCIGLKK, from the coding sequence ATGGCAATTGAAAAATCTACAGGTTATACTGAAACAGAAAGAATATTAGCAAAACTATGTGATGCTACTTTCTTAAAACTATGGTCTTATCCAAATCCTTACAAAGAAGATACAAAGGAATTGTGTGATTTAATGGCTGTCTTTGACAATAAGATTTTTTTATTTTTTGATCGTGAAAGTAGGAAATTTGATAATTTGGAGGGTGATATTGATGTGCAATGGAAACGCTGGCACAAAAATGTAATTGAGAACCAAATAAGAACAGCGGAAGGAGCAAGAAGATATGTACTTGAAAATCCCGATAAAATATATTTGGACAGTAAAAAAACAACACCTTTTCCGATACTCATACCTCATGAAAATTTAACTATATATAGTATTATTATTGCTCATGGAGCAGCGGAAGCTTGTTTGCGGCATTCACCCGAAAATATTAACGGAAGTCTTGCTGTAACTTACAGTAAAAGGGAAAAATTAGGGCTTGATATTCCTTTTCTCGTGGAGCTAGATAGTAATAAACCTATTCATATTTTTGATACCTTTAATTTAGAAATCATTCTTAAAGAATTAGATACTGTATACGATTTTTCTGAATATCTTTCAGAGAAAGAGAAGGCTTTAAAGCACTATGAAAGTATTACTTATTGCGGAGAAGAAGATCTATTAGCTAATTACTTTCAAAACTTTGATGCGGTAAAGCAAAAGCATTTTGTTGGAGTAATAGATGAAAAAGCAACCAGCATTATGATTTCCGAAGGTGGGTGGAACTCCTTTGAAAATTCAGCTTTGTACAAAAGCAGAAAAGAAGCAAATAAAACATCTGAAATGTGGGATAATTTACTTCAATATACTACACAAAATGCCTTAGATCAAACTCTTAAAGGAAATAGTAACATCTTTAAAGGTGAAAGCGCTATTTGTGAAATGGCCAAAGAACCTAGATTTTTTAGAAGAACCTTGTCTGATCTTATGATACGAGCTATAGAGGGATTTCCTGGAGATGGGACAACGCTTATGCGTAATTTATCTATTATGCCATCCTTTTATAAAAATACAGTTTATGTCTTTTTACAATTACACGATCCCAGAAATAAGGATTACGATAATGAATATAGACCTAAAAGACAAGCGCTGCTTGAGATTGCCTGTGGTGTGACAAAAAACAAATTTCCTAAATATGAAAAAATAATAGGGATTGCTTTTGACGCTCCTAAATTTACTCAAACCAATTCTGAGGATTTCATTCTGCTTAACGCAAAGGATTGGTCCGAAGACGATATTTTGTATTATTCGGATGCAAATAAAAACATTAATTTCTTAGAAACTAAAAAAATGGTTCGGGAAACATTAACTGTTAGGGATTTTCCAATTAACAATAATTTGAGCCGTCATAAAAAAATTGGTAGAAATGACCAATGTCCTTGCGGCTCTGGAAAAAAGTATAAGAAATGCTGTATTGGTCTCAAGAAGTAA
- a CDS encoding DUF3800 domain-containing protein, with translation MIPAKIFIDEFGNAHLDLSKEGTFSHFIYTSVIIKDTDIEKARKVLKDICIKYRLGENLKSSNIKNKNFKKRKDILIEFVERLDFVIDIMVVDKSKLFGEGLKIKRTFYKYFQSLFVEKYNKIYESYSINADKVGEEFKQELQDYVREKSINRDLFNQDRSFEIFDDKDEKLIQIADFISGCLGKVFCTSHFDHQYIELFNLLHARTSISYFPFESYITKEIEGKPELDRQIMRMNYQLIQKFLESTNVQKTKEKARLLEYLRFQSELNPNRLVSTTELLIYLNNFFPNIKSERVRILIRDLRYEGLFIVSHSGKPGYKLATKYSDVSEHFNHFLKYVVPMLQKVKILNETLSKNSFNDINPIEKDPNMQKLKELISGI, from the coding sequence ATGATTCCAGCCAAAATTTTTATCGACGAATTTGGAAATGCACACCTTGACCTTTCCAAAGAAGGAACTTTTTCTCATTTTATTTACACCTCGGTAATTATAAAAGATACAGATATTGAAAAAGCAAGAAAAGTATTGAAAGATATCTGTATAAAATATAGACTTGGAGAAAATCTTAAATCCAGTAATATCAAAAACAAAAACTTTAAAAAGAGAAAAGATATTCTAATTGAATTTGTTGAAAGATTGGACTTCGTTATTGATATCATGGTAGTCGATAAATCAAAACTTTTCGGGGAAGGTTTAAAAATCAAAAGAACTTTTTATAAATATTTCCAGTCATTATTTGTAGAAAAATATAACAAAATCTATGAAAGCTATTCTATCAATGCTGATAAAGTAGGAGAAGAATTTAAACAGGAGCTGCAAGATTATGTTAGGGAAAAAAGCATTAACCGTGATTTATTTAATCAGGACAGAAGCTTTGAAATTTTTGATGATAAAGATGAAAAACTCATACAAATTGCAGATTTTATTTCAGGATGCTTGGGCAAGGTCTTTTGTACAAGTCATTTTGATCACCAATATATTGAATTGTTCAATCTCCTGCATGCAAGAACTTCAATTTCATATTTTCCTTTCGAAAGCTATATAACAAAAGAAATAGAGGGCAAACCCGAACTTGACAGGCAAATCATGAGAATGAACTATCAGTTAATTCAGAAATTCTTAGAATCAACCAATGTTCAAAAAACTAAAGAAAAAGCTAGACTACTAGAATACCTACGATTCCAGTCAGAACTAAATCCTAATCGTTTAGTCTCAACAACTGAACTGCTTATTTATCTCAATAATTTTTTTCCTAATATCAAAAGTGAAAGAGTCAGAATATTAATCAGAGACCTAAGATATGAAGGACTATTTATTGTAAGCCATTCTGGTAAACCTGGTTATAAACTTGCAACAAAGTATTCAGATGTTTCTGAACATTTTAACCATTTTCTAAAATACGTTGTACCAATGCTCCAAAAGGTAAAAATATTGAACGAAACCCTTTCTAAGAACTCATTTAACGATATAAACCCTATAGAGAAAGACCCCAATATGCAGAAACTTAAAGAATTAATATCAGGAATTTAA
- a CDS encoding ATP-dependent nuclease — MYISGLSIRNFRNFKSAHFKFTEGINTIIGENGSGKTNLFYALRILIDDSLPRYINFNSNDFNRGIGNWAGHWIVITVFFEGLDASEEAQALAVQSSGCMDTPSKGSYSVYFRPKYQFRKELYDYSILAEKDSEGLELLLDKITIADYEVVYLSRGSGDFSDDVTYEKYVGNFDKIEFPDPDEKEELVIGTYLPREISIHNEVSCTFIKALRDVEADLRSYSNNPLINLLKGKEKTVEITKQDEIITSIDNLNEKISSLDEIIEIKNGIDKSIKNAVGTTYAPSIDIKSELPNKMEKLFQSLKLWVGDPEDDYKGRVWELSLGGANLIYLSLKLLEYERVKTDRIANFLLIEEPEAHIHTHIQKTLFNNLSKSNTQIIISTHSTHISSASKISSVNVICRGKNEALVFQPSNNLLPNQIRRLERYLDAVRSNLLFAKGVILVEGDAEQILIPAMFEVVFGLSLDEIGVSLINIGSTGFENVANIFHEERIKKYCAILTDQDISVVKLPDSPENDTPNQKHFRASQKSGEERRVIITELCKDNEYLEAFYATHTFEVDLLMNENSPEFVSALDKIYRKESNIKLITKRLENPNIQVAGLEVLRLAKKYGKGWFALLITDELLYNTYIPNYILKAIAFASPHINLSSKVKSIMYRIEKIKNDKYCKTYYNAAKKFETKDKTDLEILEAFIKTFPQDQLTKFLSYL; from the coding sequence ATGTATATTTCTGGATTATCCATTAGAAATTTCCGTAATTTTAAATCAGCACATTTTAAATTTACTGAAGGAATAAATACAATAATAGGAGAAAATGGGTCAGGCAAAACCAATCTCTTTTATGCACTTCGAATACTTATTGATGATTCATTGCCAAGATATATTAATTTTAATTCAAACGATTTCAACCGGGGAATTGGCAATTGGGCGGGACATTGGATCGTTATAACGGTTTTTTTTGAAGGATTAGATGCAAGTGAAGAAGCACAAGCTTTGGCTGTACAATCAAGCGGATGTATGGATACTCCTTCTAAAGGTAGTTATTCGGTATATTTCCGACCTAAATATCAATTTAGAAAAGAGTTGTATGACTATTCGATTTTAGCTGAAAAAGATTCAGAAGGACTAGAGCTACTCTTAGATAAAATTACAATAGCCGATTATGAAGTAGTTTATTTAAGTCGTGGTTCTGGTGATTTTAGTGATGATGTAACCTACGAAAAATACGTTGGAAATTTTGATAAAATTGAGTTCCCAGATCCTGACGAAAAAGAAGAACTAGTCATAGGAACTTACTTACCACGTGAAATCAGTATCCATAATGAAGTCTCATGTACATTTATAAAGGCTCTAAGGGATGTTGAAGCTGATTTACGTTCTTATAGTAATAACCCACTAATTAATTTATTGAAAGGGAAAGAAAAAACAGTTGAAATTACTAAGCAGGACGAAATTATAACTAGTATCGACAATCTTAATGAAAAAATTAGTTCACTTGATGAGATAATAGAAATTAAGAATGGCATTGATAAAAGTATAAAGAATGCTGTAGGGACAACATATGCTCCAAGCATTGATATTAAATCAGAGCTTCCAAATAAAATGGAAAAACTTTTCCAATCATTAAAGCTGTGGGTGGGTGATCCTGAAGATGATTATAAAGGTAGGGTTTGGGAACTTAGTTTAGGTGGAGCTAATTTAATATATTTGTCATTAAAGCTATTAGAATATGAAAGGGTCAAGACAGATCGAATAGCGAATTTTCTACTGATTGAAGAGCCGGAAGCACATATTCATACTCATATACAAAAAACTCTTTTTAATAACTTAAGCAAAAGTAATACTCAAATAATAATTTCTACTCATTCCACTCATATATCCTCAGCAAGTAAAATAAGTAGTGTAAATGTTATTTGTAGAGGAAAAAATGAAGCTTTGGTTTTTCAACCTTCTAATAATTTGTTACCTAATCAAATAAGAAGATTAGAACGATATCTAGACGCGGTTCGTAGTAATCTATTATTTGCAAAAGGAGTTATACTTGTAGAAGGTGATGCTGAACAAATATTAATACCAGCAATGTTTGAAGTTGTTTTTGGTCTTTCTTTAGATGAGATTGGAGTAAGTCTCATTAATATTGGCAGTACAGGTTTTGAAAATGTAGCAAATATTTTTCATGAAGAACGTATAAAGAAATATTGTGCAATATTAACAGATCAAGACATTTCTGTTGTAAAACTTCCCGATTCTCCAGAAAATGATACGCCAAATCAGAAACATTTCAGAGCATCACAAAAAAGTGGAGAAGAACGTAGAGTAATAATTACAGAGCTTTGTAAAGATAATGAGTATCTGGAAGCATTTTACGCAACTCATACTTTTGAAGTAGACTTACTCATGAATGAAAACAGTCCGGAATTTGTATCAGCACTTGATAAGATCTATCGTAAAGAATCAAATATAAAGTTGATAACTAAAAGATTAGAAAATCCTAATATTCAAGTTGCAGGATTGGAAGTTTTAAGATTAGCTAAAAAGTATGGTAAAGGCTGGTTCGCATTACTTATCACCGACGAGCTTTTATATAATACATATATTCCAAATTATATTTTAAAAGCCATTGCCTTCGCATCGCCACATATCAATTTGTCTTCGAAAGTTAAATCAATTATGTATCGTATTGAAAAGATAAAAAATGACAAATATTGTAAAACATACTATAATGCAGCTAAAAAGTTTGAAACTAAAGATAAAACAGATTTAGAAATTTTAGAGGCTTTTATAAAAACATTTCCTCAAGATCAACTAACCAAATTTCTTTCTTACTTATGA